DNA sequence from the Salvia splendens isolate huo1 chromosome 19, SspV2, whole genome shotgun sequence genome:
TTATATGCTTTTTAGGCATCTTCTTCATCAGCAAAAGTCATTCCCAATTTGAACTCAAATTCAGTGTCCACACGATGAACATATGAAATTGCTAGATTTTCTGTAGTAGAAAAAGAAATTATGTAAAATTCAATATGAACCCATACAATTAAAATATTACACAATTTGTTAttagatttaaattaaaaattcatattcttatttttatgcTATTAAAATATGCATTAGGCTGAGTAGAAAATatcaatcataaaacaaaacgaTAAAACTTTAGCTAGTAAACATGtagattttaaaattatattataaaagaACAATTATAAAACAATGAAAACAAAGCTAAAAGAACAGTCGATTAAGAATACTAAATTTTACTTGATTAGGAAGACTAAATTTTAGTTTATCCGTTTATACATagttatgcaatgaagtttaaaagaatatttagataaataaatatatagtagGTAATAAGAATAGGTATTCAAGAACACATGTATGTATGCATAACAAAAGAAGAAGTGGCGTACCTTCGAAATCCATTGACTGTTTTGTAATGAAGAATTCTTTTAATTGATTTGAAGACGATGATAGATAAATCATAGAAAGATTGTGTATATATTATGCGTGAGTGTATTTATGGGATAATTTATAATTTCCATATGAGAAATTTTGTTCATTAGCAGTGTGAATATGTAATATCCCAGCTGGAAGTGGGGCCCTGTTAAGGCCTTATTACCTCAACGTGATCGGCGGCGGGGTTGCGCGGCGATCCAACGATAACTCCGGCGTCCTACACAGGATCGGCGGCGTCTTCTAGcagcggctgtgcgcggaggattctccgtcgggcagcggcgaACTAGGTTTAGATAAACTCACGTATTTTGTGGGCAAATATTGTAATTCTTATTCATCCGTAACTTGATAAACaaagccctatttatagactaaggaccctagggttggttcgacttcTAAACCTAAtgcatctcgggaaagaaccaacaaagaaaacccgaaacggagcttataGATATGCTCGACTCATTAAAATAACTaagttaccaaaaataagaaagacataaaaaggaaataaaatctaaaaggaaaaagagaatCCTAATTCTACTTCGCGACGTAATCGCCGAATCGGAGAGGCGCGCGCCGAACTCTTCTTCCCCTTGTTGTCGCGACCGACGTCTGCATGTCGTTCTCGCCTCTCGCTGATCTTCCCTCCGATCTCTCGACGTCGCCATGCAGATTTTCGGCGTCGCCATGCAGCTCGGCATTGTGCTCTTCGGCGTCGCGCAGCTCGGCATCGTGCAGCTCGGCGTCGCGCAGCTCGGCGTTGTGTTGATGCGGTGGTTGCCTGggaatcgtatcaactcccccctccatagcaacctccttgtcctcaaggagcacATTTGGAAACTTGCGCTGCACTAGTTCCAGCGGTTCCCACGTCGGCGACTCAGTTCCATCGGACCAACGAACCAACACATGCTCCAAGGGTCGATCATCGTGCCATAACATGCGTCTGTCCAACACCCGGACCGGATAGACAACCGGCCGATCTCCAAAGAATTCAGACGGCAGGTCCATGCCCATTCCCGAGTCGTTGCCTGCCACAAACGCGCGAAGGAGGCTCACATGAAATACGTTGTGGATCCTACTCCCTTCCGGCAAGCGCAATCGATATGCAACTGGTCCAATACGCTCTAATACCTCAAACGGGCCATAGTAGCGACGAGCTAGCTTGGCCGACCGTGGACGAGCCACCGAGTGCTGCCTATATGGTTGGAGCTTCAATAGGACCAAGTCACCCACCTTAAACTCCAAGTGGCGACGATGTTTGTTAGCGGATTCGCGCATACGCTGCTGTGCGCGTTCCAAATTTCGCCTTAACTCCACCAATAACTCCCCTCGTTGGCGTATCAATTCCGCCGCCTCCGGTGGCGTCGACCTCGAAGGTTCCGCAAAAATCAAGCTCGGTGGGTCCCGGCCATAGAGGGCCTTGTACGGAGACATTCCCAAGGCCGCATGATGGAAACAATTCAAAGCCAGCTCCGCCCAAGGTAGAAAATTTGACCACTTGGATGGACGATCGGCAGTGAACGCTCGCAGATACTGCTCCAATCCCCTGTTCCGTACCTCCGTCTgaccgtccgattgcgggtggtAAGCCGTTGAGAAGTTCAATTTCGTGCCACTAAGCCGCATCATATCCTTCCAACATTGGTTTAAGAACACCGAGTCCCTGTCCGAGACCAACGTCTTCGGAAAACCGTGATGGCGAACAACTGTATCAATAAACACATTGGCCACTTTTATCGTATCAAAATTCGTCGGCAATGGGGCAAAATGTGCATATTTAGACAAACGGTCCACGGCCACCATGACTACAGTGTAGCCCCGTGATTGCGGCAAACCCGTAATAAAGTCCATGGAGACATCCTCCCACACTTGGGACGGAATTGGTAGCGGTTGTAACAACCCTGCAGGCTTCTGGGTAGAGTACTTCGTCGTCTGGCACACCACGCAAGCTTCGACGAACTGCTTTACCTCCTTCTTCATATTCGGCCAGTAAAAATCCGCAGTCACGCGACGCAGCGTACGCTCGAACCCAGGGTGGCCCGCTGATTTCGAGCTGTGGTATTCGATCAATATAGGCGTCCGTGCCGATGATCGTGAGCTCACAAATATTCGACGATTGTAGTATACCAGCCCGTTCACCAATGATAAATGCGGTAGGGCCCGCCCCTCCTTTATGTCCCTCGTGATCTCCCGCATCTCCGGGGACGAAGATGTTTCCCGACGAAGCAAGTCCACAAGGTGCGGAATAGGATGGGACGCTGCTGTGAGGAGGGCGCACGCGTGCGCTGCTTCGTCGCCCTCGTCGGCGTCCGAGGTCGTGTCTGTGTCCAGGTTCGCCTCGGCTGTCGAGGACGCGTCTTCGTGCAGGTCAGGCTGCTCGGCTTCCTCGCGGCGGGACAACGCGTCGGCTGCTCGGTTTGTGCTCCCCTTCTTGTACTCAATACGGAACTTATATCCCATGAGTTTGCGCGCATACAGCTGCTGATCCGGCGTTTGCACTATCGCATGGAGCAATTCTTTCAAGCTCCTCTGATCACTCCGAATGACAAACTCCCTCCCTAACAGATACTGACGCCATTTCTGCACTGATTCGACGATGGCATATAATTCCTTGTGATAAGTGGACGCGACCCGTCGTCGCGGACCCAGTTTCTTACTGAAGAATGCAATTGGGTGATTGTCTTGGAGTAGCACTGCCCCAATGCCCGTGTTCGAGGCATCCGTCTCGACGCAGAAAGTCTTATCAAAATCCGGCAGACGAAGTACGGGGGCTGTCGTCATTGCTCCTTTCAGGTCTAAGAAACTCGAATCTGCTTCCGGGGTCCATACAAAGGCATCCTTTTTCAACAGATCCGTCAAGGGAGACGCAATCAAGGCGTATCCGGCTATGAAGCGGCGGTAATAGCCGGTTAATCCCAAAAACCCGCGAAGCTGTCTCACATTCTTTGGTTTCGGCCAAGCCGTCATTGCACTAATTTTATTTGGGTCTGCTTTAAGGGATCCATTGCTGATCAAGTGTCCCAAATATTCCACGGTCGATTTGCAGAAAGAGCACTTTGATAATTTGACGACGAAACTATTGGTCTGCAGAACCATCAATACTGCGGACAAGTGTTCTTCATGAACTTCCATAGTCGGGCTGTAAACCAGTATGTCGTCGAAAAAGACAATGACGAACTTTCGTAGCATAGGTTGAAAAATCGCGTTCATTGCCGCCTGGAATGTAGACGGGGCATTCGTcaacccaaaaggcatcaccaagaattcgAAATGTCCGTCATGGGTACGAAAAGCCGTCTTAAATACATCTTCGTCATGCATCCTTATCTGATGGTAACCTGATCGCAAGTCAAGCTTGGTGAAAACACGAGCTTTACCCAATTCATCAAAAAGCTCGTCCGCTGTCGGGATAGGGAAATGATCCGGCACTGTGGCGGTGTTCAGcgcacgatagtcgatgcagaAGCGGAAGGTACCGTCTTTCTTACGAATAAGGAGTACCGGTGAAGAAAACGGACTGTTGCTTCTCTGGATGATACCTTGCTCGAGCATCTCTTTGACCTGCCGCTCTATCTCGTTTTTCTGAAAGTAGGGATAGCGATACGGCCTGACGTTGATTGGCTTCGTGCCTGGCAACAAATGTACCCGGTGATCATAGGGGCGTGACGGAGGCATCCCGGATGGCATGTTGAACACCGGTCGGAAGGTCTCCAACACTGTCGTGATGGGTGGTGTTAGATCAGcaggaaaatcctcccggacaTCTTGTGTGGTAATAGTGGTTTCCGGTTCCAAGAGCATGATCTCAAAAACCTCTAACCCGATCGATGGAGACATCAAAGCAGCCAAGGACGTTCTGTCTATCTTGCGGGGCGGTGGTACCACCCCCTTCAAAGTAATAGGTCGCTCCTTGTGAGTGAATTCCAAAGTTTTTCCTGCGAAATCTGCGGTCACCTTGCCCAACGACTCcagccaatccattcctagaATTACATCTGGGCCGTGAATAGGCAGTATATGTAAATCCACCAAGAACACCGACCCTTGTACCTCCAACTTCGTCTGTTTGGACACGTGAGTGCACAGTAAGGCCCCCCCGTTGCCTACAACTACCTTGAACGGCCTTATCGGCGAGAGGGGTAAGTGTAACGATTCCGCAATCTTAGGGTGTAGAAAATCCCTGTCGCTACCCGTGTCAATTAAGACACACACCTCGTGGTCCTGTATGCATCCCACGACCTTCATCGGACGAGAACGACGACCACCGTCCATCGCGTGAATATGCGAAATATCTGTTGGCACAGACTCATCAACCGCTTGGTCCTCCGCAACACCGTCGTTCTCATCGTCCTCCTCCGCATAGCATAGCAATCGCTGTTTGCACACGTGCCCTACAATCCACTTCTCGGGGCAATAATAACACAAACCCTGACGAGCTCGCTCCGCCTTTTCCGCTTGGGATACCCGTATCATGCCGGGTCGCGGCCTTTCCCCACTGCGACCCACTGAACCCGTGGTCTGGCCCACGGCGGTTGTGACCGATGCGGATGTCGGTGCTGCCGAGGTACTTGACTGCCCCCGTCCATCACGATTCTGCCAAGCGCGACGAGGCACGGTTGAAAAGGCTGCATGTGCCCCACGGTCATGTATCTCCTCCGTCCACTCCAAAATCAAGGCCATCGCGGCTGCCAATGATTCCGGTCTGTGCAACTTCACGCGCTCCTGAATGTCCGGTTTGAGGCCAGCTACGAACAAAGTGAATAACTCTGATTCCGGGACTCCATGGACCCGattcaaatatttttcaaatgtaTTGTGGTACTCCAAAAGTGATCCCGTTTGCGTGAGTTTGGCCAACAACCCAAagtaattttgaaaactctttctATCGAAACGGTGGCGAACGTCCCCCAGAAACTCATTCCACGTGACGAATTCGTTATTCGCGCAGTAATTAAAGACCCATTCAGCTGCAGGTTGATCAAACAGCATCACCGCGTAATGTAATCGTTGAGCCTCGGGCATCATAAGGTGATTGAAATAATATTGGACTCTTGCGATCCAATTAGTCGCGTCTGACCCGTCGAACCTGGGCGGATCCATCTTTACCCCCGGTGGTCTGTCGAAACCAGGCACGGTACCCTGATATCGCTGGGGGGGGTCCCAGCATGTCGGAGGCCGGTCGTATGATTGATCGAACCCTCCGGGCGCCAGCCTCGAGTTGGGGGTTCCCTGCATCGTCCATCCCGGACCATGGCGACCCCATTGATCGCGTCTCAGCCTCGTGTCGGGTTGCCCCTCGCGTAAACCCCAATTAGGGTTTTTACCCCGAACAAATGTCCCTCCGTTGCGCATGCGACGTGTCTCATCAAATCCCCAATCGTCTTCGTCGTCATACTCTGGCGGATTCACCGCTCCGCGTGACCAAGAACTTCCAAGATTCCCGCCGCGGCGATCCGGATCTTCCCTCGCTGAATCGAATTTCTCCAAACGTTCCAACCTCTCCAAAACCTGAGCCAAGGTAGTAGTGTTGGTCTCTTCCCTGCGCGACTCCTCGGGTTGGCGAATCTCCCCCTCGCCGTCGTCCCCATGTTGTCGGTGGAAACCCCCACCGTCGCGGCGGTTCGTCCTCGGCGGACGACCCCCGAATCTGTATGGCGGGTAGGAATCGTTGTGTCCCCCCCCCAAACGGCCTTGCCGTTATTGTCGAAACCTTTCATGAgtactggatgaaagcaccagatgttaaggCCTTATTACCTCAACGTGATCGGCGGCGGGGTTGCGCGGCGATCCAACGATAACTCCGGCGTCCTACACAGGATCGGCGGCGTCTTCTAGcagcggctgtgcgcggaggattctccgtcgggcagcggcgaACTAGGTTTAGATAAACTCACGTATTTTGTGGGCAAATATTGTAATTCTTATTCATCCGTAACTTGATAAACaaagccctatttatagactaaggaccctagggttggttcgacttcTAAACCTAAtgcatctcgggaaagaaccaacaaagaaaacccgaaacggagcttataGATATGCTCGACTCATTAAAATAACTaagttaccaaaaataagaaagacataaaaaggaaataaaatctaaaaggaaaaagagaatCCTAATTCTACTTCGCGACGTAATCGCCGAATCGGAGAGGCGCGCGCCGAACTCTTCTTCCCCTTGTTGTCGCGACCGACGTCTGCATGTCGTTCTCGCCTCTCGCTGATCTTCCCTCCGATCTCTCGACGTCGCCATGCAGATTTTCGGCGTCGCCATGCAGCTCGGCATTGTGCTCTTCGGCGTCGCGCAGCTCGGCATCGTGCAGCTCGGCGTCGCGCAGCTCGGCGTTGTGTTGATGCGGTGGTTGCCTGGGAATCGTATCAGGCCCTCTAAATTTCCATGTGTCAATGTATTAGTGGTAGGACACACCACATAATATTTTCTCACATCGGTTATTCCCACCATAttagtaaatttaatttaattactattATTGTGTAGGTAACTTTTTTTTCATCactttttgttttgatttcaaATTTGGGGTGTGAGAAATTTGGTCTAGTTTAACTGTTTATTTATCTGGAGTGAAGTTCATTTCTGATGCTAAGCATATGTCTATTTGATCCAAATTATGTTTCATAGTACTCTCTCCTTTTcacattaataaatttaatctttttcttttctaattttaatgGAATTATGAAAATTGACGATATGCTATCTAAATGAGATAtaagattaaaaatattaaatattatttatgattttttcaaatcgtaaaaaaataaaacagttAACATATTCAGATTTAACTACAAAACTTGTgctttttagagcatccacaatgggcgCCTTATAGCCCGTCCTATAGGGCCATATCctccgccacatcagcattttatcctcctacccttccacctgcagtgggatgccCTATAGTCCTCCCTatagcattttatttatttgaataaataaacactacaaaatttgaataaaaaacttTATTTCATTGAAAGTTCATAGAGTACggtacgaaataaaaaaaaattacaaattcaacGGCCGTGGCGGTTCCAAATTTCTTCAACCATGCCGGACATGAAccgagcatggtcttgttggttgcgcattgaggcttgTCTAGCTAGAACCTCATTGTAGCCCGCTGGTAATCCTCGAACATGGGGCGGGGTCGCCatgctggagctagatccagcttcatcatcgccccaatcggtgactcttccaccttcgtgttcgactatcatgttatgcaagatgatgcacgcacacatgacatcggcgatgacgtcCTTGTACCAGAACCGCGCCGGACCCTTCACTATAGCCCttccgcgcagcctcctgcttttgcgcgaATAAAACTCTCCTCTCACCGACTGGGGAGGTGATCGTCTTCAAAAAAACAGGTCACctcgggtatatgccatcgacaaagtagtaccccatatgatgTTAGCGTCCGTTTGCAGTGAAATCGATGGTCGGGCatttgccattgcattgctcggtgaagagatATGAGGAGTtcaggacgttgatgtcgttgttcgaccccgccACACCTaaataagcatgccagatccagagccgatggtcagtaCGACGTGcaactgtggatgctcttaatatgAATAGACGTGCAAGTACGACGTTCTCAACGACTTGCAATGTCGATGGAGCACATATATGCGTACTTAAGAGCAACAATGAACACACTAGTGCattctttttt
Encoded proteins:
- the LOC121778901 gene encoding uncharacterized protein LOC121778901, giving the protein MMKLDLAPAWRPRPMFEDYQRATMRFGGRPPRTNRRDGGGFHRQHGDDGEGEIRQPEESRREETNTTTLAQVLERLERLEKFDSAREDPDRRGGNLGSSWSRGAVNPPEYDDEDDWGFDETRRMRNGGTFVRGKNPNWGLREGQPDTRLRRDQWGRHGPGWTMQGTPNSRLAPGGFDQSYDRPPTCWDPPQRYQGTVPGFDRPPGVKMDPPRFDGSDATNWIARVQYYFNHLMMPEAQRLHYAVMLFDQPAAEWVFNYCANNEFVTWNEFLGDVRHRFDRKSFQNYFGLLAKLTQTGSLLEYHNTFEKYLNRVHGVPESELFTLFVAGLKPDIQERVKLHRPESLAAAMALILEWTEEIHDRGAHAAFSTVPRRAWQNRDGRGQSSTSAAPTSASVTTAVGQTTGSVGRSGERPRPGMIRVSQAEKAERARQGLCYYCPEKWIVGHVCKQRLLCYAEEDDENDGVAEDQAVDESVPTDISHIHAMDGGRRSRPMKVVGCIQDHEVCVLIDTGSDRDFLHPKIAESLHLPLSPIRPFKVVVGNGGALLCTHVSKQTKLEVQGSVFLVDLHILPIHGPDVILGMDWLESLGKVTADFAGKTLEFTHKERPITLKGVVPPPRKIDRTSLAALMSPSIGLEVFEIMLLEPETTITTQDVREDFPADLTPPITTVLETFRPVFNMPSGMPPSRPYDHRVHLLPGTKPINVRPYRYPYFQKNEIERQVKEMLEQGIIQRSNSPFSSPVLLIRKKDGTFRFCIDYRALNTATVPDHFPIPTADELFDELGKARVFTKLDLRSGYHQIRMHDEDVFKTAFRTHDGHFEFLVMPFGLTNAPSTFQAAMNAIFQPMLRKFVIVFFDDILVYSPTMEVHEEHLSAVLMVLQTNSFVVKLSKCSFCKSTVEYLGHLISNGSLKADPNKISAMTAWPKPKNVRQLRGFLGLTGYYRRFIAGYALIASPLTDLLKKDAFVWTPEADSSFLDLKGAMTTAPVLRLPDFDKTFCVETDASNTGIGAVLLQDNHPIAFFSKKLGPRRRVASTYHKELYAIVESVQKWRQYLLGREFVIRSDQRSLKELLHAIVQTPDQQLYARKLMGYKFRIEYKKGSTNRAADALSRREEAEQPDLHEDASSTAEANLDTDTTSDADEGDEAAHACALLTAASHPIPHLVDLLRRETSSSPEMREITRDIKEGRALPHLSLVNGLVYYNRRIFVSSRSSARTPILIEYHSSKSAGHPGFERTLRRVTADFYWPNMKKEVKQFVEACVVCQTTKYSTQKPAGLLQPLPIPSQVWEDVSMDFITGLPQSRGYTVVMVAVDRLSKYAHFAPLPTNFDTIKVANVFIDTVVRHHGFPKTLVSDRDSVFLNQCWKDMMRLSGTKLNFSTAYHPQSDGQTEVRNRGLEQYLRAFTADRPSKWSNFLPWAELALNCFHHAALGMSPYKALYGRDPPSLIFAEPSRSTPPEAAELIRQRGELLVELRRNLERAQQRMRESANKHRRHLEFKVGDLVLLKLQPYRQHSVARPRSAKLARRYYGPFEVLERIGPVAYRLRLPEGSRIHNVFHVSLLRAFVAGNDSGMGMDLPSEFFGDRPVVYPVRVLDRRMLWHDDRPLEHVLVRWSDGTESPTWEPLELVQRKFPNVLLEDKETFMEAMRNKAPKTIFTDQDSAMANAIGKVFPNNIHRLCVWHISKNATQHISHLLSDSQFKAKFNKMLCEVEMENEMAQLWRDLCEGWNVAENKWLSNMYLIRHKWYPAFNRDSYYEKQAEKMRENQAPMISNVLEGCQELVWIVRWTKSARLKVQNDDSGSCSLDLTSTRTYHLKELMRQSFDVMSLSVHDVETVKIAKKRLHELDVEIRNYVSSSDNNTKRTEDNDVPQVSPTQILDPLKKKSKGMTNSRMKSGIEKRKKGKSLKGKGPLQQFHGGTPFYMTSIQPGYAQPITFPSLLTQDYQSVASVPENTFPSDCPP